ACAGCACTTATGCTTTTGATTAACATTAGTGTTTGTTGTGTCTTGATGATTCATATTTTGTAACCATCCTGTCTATTAGTTTCATTGCGTACCTCCCTTACCCCCCTGGAGTGGGGATACTTACAATATACAATTAATTTTGATATTGTCAAGTGGTAAATAACGTATTATTTATCACTCTTAAAAGCTCATTTATTTCTTACCAAAAAATCTCAATTACAAAAGAACAAAAAATTAATCGAAATACTAAAATTGTTTGTGTGTTGTAAAAATATAAAAATCTAATCGTACCAAAAATAAATTTTAATATAAAAGCTTTTTTGACTTCTTAAACTTTAGTTGCTTAAAGTCTTCTATGATACCTGCGCATAGAAAACCACTGCTTAATATTGGTATGCAAAAATATTTTATAAAAAGCTGCTAATGATTTACTTTTGCTTTGTAACTTAAAACTGCTTATACTTTCAAACATTTTTTAATGCATTTTTTTACTTTATAGCCTTTGTTGTATCGGGAAAGTTAACTCTTTTTGTTTAAGTTTATAATTGTTCTGATTGTAGGATAAAGTTAATCAAAACACAGATCCCACAATCAGAACTCTTACTTATTACGGTGGTCCAGGAGGCCCTGGCCTATGGCCTGGTCTAGGGCCACGAGGGTCTGGTGGAGGTCCAGGCATAAAAACATGAGGAGGAGGACCTGGTGGTCTATNNNNNNNNNNCAGGAGGCCATAGTCTTGGTCTTGGTGGTGGTGGGGGCGGTGGCGGAGGTGGTGCAGGAGGATATGGTACGTAATACCAGTAATTCACATAATAACCTACAGGAGGAGGTGGTGGCGGTGGTCTATGGACCCAATAGCCCCACTTAAAGCCTGGTGGCGGATGTGGAGGACCACTTAAAAAGATACGTGGTATGATCATTCCAGTATAAACTGGTTTCCACGGTCCCCAGTAATATGGAGAATACATTAAAATACCGTTATACCACATATAATACATATTATTATAACTATAATAATATACGTACCCTGTCACTGAAGGCGTATAGTAAGCATTTAACCCACTGCCTATATTGAAAGCAAACCGAGGTGTTACCATATTAATAAACATGTCAGCATTTGCATTTGGTAGTTTATTAAAATAGCTAAATGCACCTATAAAGATTGGAATCAAAGCACCTAAAACATATTTTTTTATTCTTAACATATCCACCTCTTTTTAATGTGAACATTATTTACCACATACAAAGCCTATTTACAAACCCAAAAATTATACCTCGATTTATGTTTATAAAATATATAAGTAAAATGCAGGTAAAGAATAATTTAGTCTCTTAATTGTTTTGATGTAAAAACTTGTACAGTAATTAATTAAATATACCCAGTAAATTAATAAGGTATTTTTACAATTTTTATTTCTTGAAAAAATTCCTGTTTTTTGATTTCATCTGTGATAGTGTCAAATTAACAGGTTCTTTACCCAGCTCAGGTTTGAGCAATTTGGATATTAAATTGAAATATCCTCTAGTAGCATCACTTTAAAATGGCGAAAAAACAAATAATGTCATGCAGTTCAAAAAAGAAAAATAGGGTTACGTTATATTTAACAATAAATGGTGTTGTCAATAGTTTTGTGTGAATTCATAAAACCTCTTTAAGCTAGACAAATTAGACTTAAACTTCCCTATGGGTTTTCTAGCTTTAGTAACTTTCTATCTTAACTTAAGTGATATAAATGCAAGCAGGTTATAACAGCTTTGTTCACCTGTAAGTATTTCCATTGACTTTGTTCTTCTTTTGAATTCCTTATTGAGCCTTTCTATTACATTGGTAGTTCTTATTGATATCCAGTCTTGCCCAGGAAAATCAAAAAAGGTTAAAGCTGACTCTATAGTTATTTAAAGCGTTTTTACAGCAGAAGAAAAATCTTTTGAGTATTTGTTTACAAAAGCTTCGTAGAACTCATAGGCTTATATGGTTTTTTATGCGCACAGGAAAGTTAACGCCATCTATATACATGTGTTTTTATTATACAGGATAAGTCTCTTGTTCTTTCCTTCTGTAAAAGCCGTTTCTATAGTTTGGCTTTATGTGATTAACCTTTATCCTTTCATACCTTGCCCTTTTTATGTGATTGTCGAATTCAATCTTTACCAAGTTTGAAACATAATTTTGAACTTGGTCTTTTATCTGCGGTTCAATCAAATCCATGATACTAAAATGGTTCTTTCTAAAATTCTTTATAAACTCCGTAATTTCTGATAATTTTACATCATTTAGCTTTAACTCAATATCCATGGCGTAACCTCCTTAAAAAAGTTTTTAGGTCAAAAAACATTTTACAGGGATTGCGCCTAGCCAATTTACAAAATAGATTTTACACTACCTAATAAAGTTCTGCGTGGTAATGCATCTAACAGATTCTCATACTTATGGGATGATGCGGTGCAGAGTTGGTTTGGGCTTTAGCAATCAGTATATCAAATTCCCATGTGGGACAAACAGCTTTTGTTATTTTTTATCTTAGAAACAAAAACAACAAGCAGGCAAAAAAATTATTAAGCCGGATAATGATGAATAACCTATTTTTGGTTTCTTTTTTAGTTGATACAAATCAGCTTTCAGCATTGGTGATTTGTCAAATTACGACAAAAAAACGATTTTGAAGGAAGCATTCTACTTTATGCAGCTAGCTGTCAAACGCTAGAGGCTACATACAAAGCATGTTTTTCTTATAAACCAAGCTGTATGATGACTCAAGATCATTAGTTTTTCAAAATAAAAACCATTGAATTCTGAGAATTTTTTGTAAAAAAACACTTAAATGAATTTCTCTTAAAACTATAAAACACTTAATTATAGAGTCAGTTTTAAATTTTAGGGAATTTTAAATTTGATTGTCTATTTTAAAAAGGTTTTATGAATTTACACTATAAATATTGATAATGCCTTTATAATAGGCCTAAGTTATAAAAATATTTTTTTGCCTTTTGTTCTTATTTGTGTATTATAAATGCTAAAAAAGAATATGGAGTTTATTGTGTGCCTATACAAACAATCAAATAACTTACCTTTGGCATACAAAAACACAAAAATAGCATACTTAAGTGAGGATCAGTTAAACGCTATAACTCAAGAGTTTATGGACTATTATGATAAGTCGGATAAAAACTATAGAAAAAAGCGTGGCAGATACTGGATTGCCTTTTTGTTTTTAAAACATAGCGGAGCAAGGCTCAATGAAGTATTAAGCATAGATGATAATACCGATATAGATTTTAGAAACTCAGGAAGTGGATACTAAAAAAAGAGGTAGTATAAATGAAAAATAAAAAAATTAAACAATCTATCACAACAAAAGGACACAGATTAATTTTTAGCAAAAAAAACAAACAGATTATCGTTTTATATCTGTTTTTTTTACTAATAACTTTTCAAAACGCACGTGCTCTTGGTAATTGGTATGTTTTTGGTGATAGTTTAAGCGACAATGGAAATATACCCAGATTAACCGGTGTTTTTTTACCACCTGTGCCATACTATCAAAACAGATTTTCAAATGGTCCAGTATGGGCAGAAGATTTTCCACGAATTGCACATTTTAAATTTAAACCTTCAAATTATTATGCTGTAGGTGGAGCTTTTACTGGTCCAATAACTGCAAAAGGCTTAAATGGTAAAGCCAATATATATAATAACTTAGAAAATACTAGCTGGAGTTCATTTAAGCCTTTTTTTGTAACACCACAATTACCAAGTTTTTTAACAGAAATTCAAAGTTTTGCTATAAATCAAAAAAAGTTTAAACCAAATGATTTAATTGGTATATGGATTGGCGCAAATAACTTTTTTGTTGCAGCCAAACAATCTATAGCTTTTGAAAAAACAATTTTTACAAACAATCCTTCGTATGCTATCAATGCTGGCATAGAACCAAATTTACTTTACCGCATGTATTTTTTATATATGCAAACAAAAGATTTTAATACAGCTATTGGTTTACTTATTTGGAGTACCGCGCAAACTGCAGTATCTCAGACTGTTTATGGCGTAAGAGAACTTTTAAAGCTTGGAGCAAAATATATAATCATATTAAATCTTCCGCCTATACAGGATACACCTGCTTTAATTCAATCGGGTTTCAAAGCACAAG
This DNA window, taken from Desulfurella sp., encodes the following:
- a CDS encoding SGNH/GDSL hydrolase family protein — protein: MKNKKIKQSITTKGHRLIFSKKNKQIIVLYLFFLLITFQNARALGNWYVFGDSLSDNGNIPRLTGVFLPPVPYYQNRFSNGPVWAEDFPRIAHFKFKPSNYYAVGGAFTGPITAKGLNGKANIYNNLENTSWSSFKPFFVTPQLPSFLTEIQSFAINQKKFKPNDLIGIWIGANNFFVAAKQSIAFEKTIFTNNPSYAINAGIEPNLLYRMYFLYMQTKDFNTAIGLLIWSTAQTAVSQTVYGVRELLKLGAKYIIILNLPPIQDTPALIQSGFKAQALASIYVELYNIYLQQMIDSIKNQTKSKILILNTGLMFEKLISNPKAYGIINTYSEGMKACLNGKPYYSHYLFWDGVHPTAYTQKIIAQFVSKIVKTFYPYKSNS
- a CDS encoding transposase; its protein translation is MTIESALTFFDFPGQDWISIRTTNVIERLNKEFKRRTKSMEILTGEQSCYNLLAFISLKLR